The genomic DNA CTCAGATGAAGGACACCATGGTAAGTTGGGGAGGGGTGAGAGGAGAGGAGTAAGGGGCCCTTGATTGAGCCCGAACCCCTGCCCCCAAGTGCCACGGTCCGGCTCGGCTGTCCCTGAGCGCCATGGACTTCTCTCACCTGTGCTGGGCTGGCTTTgttctgtctctgtcccagaCTGGACCCTCTGTCACCCTCACTGTCCCTCTGTGCCATTCTTTCTGGTCCCTTCTCCCCTGTCAGGTGTTTGTCCTTCTTGGTTTCTGtgtcttggcttttgttgcccctGCTTCTTTCTGTCATATcttttttgtctgtctttggCATCTCATCGTAACTTCCGTTGCTGTCCCCTCTGTCCCTGCCTCTCTTTACATTTTTGCgtgtccctttctctctctctctccctcttttcatGTCCCACAAGCCTCTTTTGTTCTTCACCTCCGTTCTGCCCCGGTGGCCCTAGGGCCTCCAGGGGCTCTGGACCCTGCTTCCCTCATGGTGGGACAAGGGCTGAGGCCATGACGCCAGCTAGGCAGTACCCTCACCACTGCTCTCTCCACCCTGTCTCCAGTGATGGAGCCACCTGTCATCACAGAACAGTCTCCACGGCGCCTGGTTGTCTTCCCCACAGATGACATCAGCCTCAAGTGTGAGGCCAGCGGCaagcctgaagtgcagtgagtGATCTCTGCCCTCTCAGCCCCTGTTACCCACCACTGACCCTAGCCTCGTGCCTCCCCGAACTGCCTAACTTCTAAGCCCAGAAGCCCCGGATCTTCCCAATCACTGCAAGTCCTCGCCATCTCCCAGCCCATCCCCTGGGGCCTCTGGCTGATGCTCTCATCCCTCCGGCCTGTTCCAACCCCCACTGGGTTCCAGGGCTTCAGTCCTCTGCGCCTTTTTCTGCCCACAGGTTCCGCTGGACGAGGGATGGTGTCCACTTCAAACCCAAGGATGAGCTGGGTGTGACTGTGTACCAGGCGCCGCACTCTGGCTCCTTCACAATCACGGGCAACAACAGCAACTTTGCCCAGAGGTTCCAGGGCGTCTACCGCTGCTTTGCCAGCAATAAGCTGGGCACCGCCATGTCCCATGAGATCCGGCTCATGGCTGAGGGTGCGAGGCGCTGCAGGGACCAGGGAGGGCAGGTCCTGGCAGCTTGTGTGGGAGTGTGGGCTAGAAGCTGCCAGCCCTCTGCCCCGCCCCATGTTTTTCTTGTGCAGTGTCCTCCTTGTTTGCTCTGTTCTGGTCAGCTTATGCCCCTACACTCCCTCAGGCTTTCCGGGTGCCTGCGGTGCCTGCGGGAAGGCCGTGGCGGGGAGCAGGGTGGTGGGGACAGTGACTGTTCCTGGGCGGACCCGCCGGAGTCACTGCAGTCATCTGTCCACACCCGCACTCCTTAGGGGGCCCCTCTTCCCCGGCTCTctatctctccctctccccaactTGGTCTCTCTTGCTCCAGGGCTCTGTCTTTATCTGTGCTGCCCTTTCCCTGGGGTTTTCCCTTCACATTCCATCCTCCCTGAGCTTTCTGCCTCCTGAgcactctcctctctcctccccacccctctggtTACCTTGGGAACCGTTGCCATGGTTGCCGTGTCAGGATGATGGAAGGGTCTGTGACTCCCGCATCCCTCCACagctcccctcccccatcactgcacctcagcctcagcttccccccACCCGTCCTTtcctggggtgggcagggaaAGCTGAGCACCGTGGAGGCTTAGCCCTTCCTGGCCGCCTGGCCTCCTGCTCACCCTGGCCTCTATAGGTGCCAGTCTCCACCGTGAGCCCAGAAGGTACCGAGAGTGTCTGCCTCTCTTTCTGTGAACTTTCTCCTGGCCTGATCCTCTTGCCCCCTCATCCATCCCTGGGGTAGCCCCCCCGCCATTTCCCTTCTGCCCAGCACCATCTGGACCAGGAGGAGAGTGTTAGCTCCTCTGTCCCTTCTAGGTGCCCCCAAGTGGCCAAAGGAGACAGTGAAGCCTgtggaggtggaggaaggggagTCGGTGGTTCTGCCTTGCCACCCTCCCCCCAGTGCAGAGCCTCTCCGGATCTACTGGATGAACAGCAGTGGGTGCCGGCAGGGGGCTGCCTCGTGGGGCCGGGGTGTCAGTGAGAGTGTCTTCCTGGACAGGGTCATGACCTCGGCATCATTGCCCCTGCAGAGATCTTGCACATCAAGCAGGACGAGCGGGTGACGATGGGCCAGAACGGCAACCTCTACTTTGCCAATGTGCTCACCTCCGACAACCACTCAGACTACATCTGCCACGCCCACTTCCCAGGCACCCGGACCATCATTCAGAAGGAACCCATTGACCTCCGGGTCAAGGCCAGTGAGTCTCAGAGGCTCTGCAACATCGCCCTGACTTCTCTCACCCTCAGGCATGGCCCTTCCCACCATAGGTCTATCAGACAACAGCTTTGCTCCCACCTCTACCCTGCCCAGACACCTTCCCAGGCATCGCGAGCAGAGACAGGACACTCTCCTTAATGGAGGAAGAAGCAGAGGCCCCAGGGGAAGGCTGAAATGTCGAGTCCCTCAGCCTTGCAATTCTGGGGTGGAGGGAAGAGTGGGCGACACACCCACTCCCTTTTTCCTGGCAGCCAACAGCATGATTGACAGGAAGCCGCGCCTGCTCTTCCCCACCAACTCCAGCAGCCACCTGGTGGCCTTGCAGGGGCAGCCATTGGTCCTGGAGTGCATCGCCGAGGGCTTGTGAGTCTGGGcacccagggcagggcagggtggggcagcCCTGGCAGGGAGCGCGGACCTACACAGGGCACAGGGGCTGGGGTGAGCGGCCTTCTCTCCCTTGTGCTCTctccccttggcctcctgggcAGTCCCACACCGACCATCAAATGGCTGCGCCCCAGCGGCCCCATGCCAGCCGACCGTGTCACCTACCAGAACCACAACAAGACCCTGCAGCTGCTGAACGTGGGCGAGGAGGACGACGGCGAGTACCGCTGCCTGGCCGAGAACTCACTGGGCAGCGCACGGCATGACTACTATGTCACCGTGGAGGGTATGGACCCACTGTcacgggggaggggaggggctgctCGGGGGACAAGAGCCGGCTGCAGGCTTTGGGCTCAGGGCGGCCCTCTCCTTCTTCCCAGCTGCCCCGTACTGGCTGCACAAGCCCCAGAGCCATCTGTATGGGCCAGGAGAGACTGCCCGCCTGGACTGCCAAGTCCAAGGCAGACCCCAACCGGAGATCACCTGGAGAATCAACGGGATCCCCGTGGAGGGTGAGCAGGGCCTCAGGCAGGAGTGGGGAGTGCTGTGAGCCCTAAGCACTgtggggcagaggaagaggagggtgaggaagggCCTCAATGCAGCTCAATGCCCTGCCGGGGCCCATGGGCCCACCTGCTGCACGCACAGAGCTGGCCAAGGACCAGAAGTACCGGATCCAGCGTGGCGCCCTGATCCTGAGCAACGTGCAGCCCAGTGACACGATGGTGACCCAGTGTGAGGCTGGCAACCGGCACGGGCTCCTGCTGGCCAATGCCTACATTTACGTCGTCCGTGAGTGCCCTCCCTTCCTTACTTCCTCACTCTCAGTCTGTCCCTGCAGCCCACTGGGCCAGGCCACCAGAGTGGCTCAGCTGCCAGCTGATGTGTCCCTGGCCTACCAGGCTGGCACCAGCCTTTCTCCCTGCTGAGACCCTTCGTCCCATCTCACTCAGCCTCATGACAGCAGGGAGAGATGTAAGAGGGGAAAGGTCTTGTCACCGTGACTAAGCGGACGCTCACCCCAGACAGGATGTCACTCAGGCCAGCCCGGGTGGCTCCTCTCCTGGAGCCTCAGGGAAGACTGGCGACCAGGCCAGGAAGACTTTTGAGGGGAGGGGACTGTCAGTTGGGCCTGGAATAACTGGTAAAAGCTGGGCGGCTGCAACCTGAGGCACATCTGAGACAGAGGGCAGTGTctgaagacagagacagacagccTGTTGGAGGCCTCAGCTGGGAGCAGGGAAGCAAGACTTGCAGGGCTCTTGGGGGCCCAAGGAAGCCATGCGAAGCGTTCCTGGCTCCTAGCACGGCTGTGGCCcaagtcctgctctgtctcccaagacTGTTCCTCCCCCAGAGCTGCCGGCCAAGATCCTGACTGCAGACAATCAGACATACATGGCTGTCCGGGGCAGCACCGCCTACCTTCTATGCAAGGCCTTTGGAGCGCCTGTGCCCAGTGTTCAGTGGTGAGTGTCCTGTCCCAGTAGCCAGGGAGCCAGGGAGGGCAGGGAGCCCAGGCCAGCCCGTCAGAGCCAGGCCTGCCCTGCACACTCTAGGCTGGACGAGGATGGGACAACCGTGCTTCAGGACGAACGCTTCTTCCCCTATGCCAACGGGACCCTGGGCATTCGAGACCTCCAGGCCAATGACACTGGACGCTACTTCTGCCAGGCTGCCAATGACCAAAACAATGTGACTATTGTGGCTAACCTGCAGATTAAAGGTCAGGCGACCCTTGCCATGTGGTTGGCAGTGCCTCTGGGAGGGAGGGTCCAGGTCTCTGGAGGACATCAGAGTGACTCCCCCATGGACCCATTACCCTCAGATGCAACTCAGATCACCCAGGGTCCCCGGAGCACCATTGAGAAGAAAGGTTCGAGGGTGACCTTCACGTGCCAGGCCTCCTTTGACCCCTCCTTGCAGCCCAGCATCACCTGGCGTGGGGATGGCCGAGACCTCCAGGAGCTTGGGGACAGTGACAAGTGAGGACAGTGATGGTGAAAGGGGTCAGAGTAGGAAAAGCTGGAAGTCCAGACCTCTTGGCCTCATTCCTGCTTTGAGGGGAAAGGCTCTGGCAGGAGCGGGGAaaaaaggcaggagggagggacggGAAGGGCAGAACAGCCCAGATAGCAGGAAGGACAGACACGGGTCCTCCACAGGTACTTCATAGAGGACGGGCGGCTGGTCATCCACAGCCTGGACTACAGCGACCAGGGCAACTACAGCTGCGTGGCCAGCactgagctggatgtggtggagaGCAGGGCACAGCTCTTGGTGGTGGGTAAGTTGCAGGGTGGCAGCCTCCACTCCAGAAGGCCAGGCTCACATTGCTGGGCCCTTTAAGCAGCCACCCTCCTTGCCCTCAGGGAGCCCCGGGTCGGTGCCGTGGCTGGCAGTGTCCGATCTGCACCTGCTTAAGCAGAGCCAGGTACGCCTGTCCTGGAGTCCTGCGGAAGACCACAACGCCCCCATTGAGAGTAAGAGGCCTGAGCTTGGTGCCACCCCCACCATCTGCCAGCCCTGTTCCGTCCTGGGGTCTTCCCTTCTCCTGGGGCCTTCCTGGGGAGACATGGTTTGGGGGGACTCACGGTTCCTCATGGGAATCTGGAGATGCCAGTTGACCTGACCTGGGTACTCAGGGATCCAGACTGTACCCAACCCCTCCACAGCCCTTCCCACCAAGCCATATGCTAATTACTCCATTGCTGGTTTACTTCTTGGCAGAGTATGACATTGAATTTGAGGACAAGGAAATGGCACCTGAGAAATGGTACAGTTTGGGCAAGGTGCCAGGGAACCAGACCTCTACCACCCTCAAGCTGTCGCCCTATGTCCACTATACCTTTAGGGTTACTGCCATCAACAAATACGGCCCCGGGGAGCCCAGCCCCGTCTCTGAGACTGTGGTCACACCTGAGGCAGGTGAGTCAGGGTGGC from Saimiri boliviensis isolate mSaiBol1 chromosome X, mSaiBol1.pri, whole genome shotgun sequence includes the following:
- the L1CAM gene encoding neural cell adhesion molecule L1 isoform X2 translates to MVVALRYVWPLLLCSPCLLIQIPEEYEGHHVMEPPVITEQSPRRLVVFPTDDISLKCEASGKPEVQFRWTRDGVHFKPKDELGVTVYQAPHSGSFTITGNNSNFAQRFQGVYRCFASNKLGTAMSHEIRLMAEGAPKWPKETVKPVEVEEGESVVLPCHPPPSAEPLRIYWMNSKILHIKQDERVTMGQNGNLYFANVLTSDNHSDYICHAHFPGTRTIIQKEPIDLRVKATNSMIDRKPRLLFPTNSSSHLVALQGQPLVLECIAEGFPTPTIKWLRPSGPMPADRVTYQNHNKTLQLLNVGEEDDGEYRCLAENSLGSARHDYYVTVEAAPYWLHKPQSHLYGPGETARLDCQVQGRPQPEITWRINGIPVEELAKDQKYRIQRGALILSNVQPSDTMVTQCEAGNRHGLLLANAYIYVVQLPAKILTADNQTYMAVRGSTAYLLCKAFGAPVPSVQWLDEDGTTVLQDERFFPYANGTLGIRDLQANDTGRYFCQAANDQNNVTIVANLQIKDATQITQGPRSTIEKKGSRVTFTCQASFDPSLQPSITWRGDGRDLQELGDSDKYFIEDGRLVIHSLDYSDQGNYSCVASTELDVVESRAQLLVVGSPGSVPWLAVSDLHLLKQSQVRLSWSPAEDHNAPIEKYDIEFEDKEMAPEKWYSLGKVPGNQTSTTLKLSPYVHYTFRVTAINKYGPGEPSPVSETVVTPEAAPEKNPVNVKGEGNETTNMVITWKPLRWMDWNAPQVQYRVQWRPQGTRGPWQEQIVSDPFLVVSNTSTFVPYEIKVQAVNRQGKGPEPQVTIGYSGEDYPQAVPELEGIEILNSSAVLVKWRPVDLAQVKGHLRGYNVTYWREGSQRKHSKRHTHRDHVVVPANTTSVILSGLRPYSSYHLEVQAFNGRGLGPASEFTFSTPEGVPGHPEALHVECQSNTSLRLHWQPPLSHNGVLTGYVLSYRPLDEGGKVPLSFNLRDPELRAHNLTDLSPHLRYRFQLQATTKEGPGEAIVREGGTMALSGISDFGNISATAGENYSVVSWVPREGQCNFRFHILFKALGEEKGGAYVSYNQSSYTQGDLQPDTDYEIHLFKERMFQHRMAVKTNGTGRVRLPPAGFATEGWFIGFVSAIILLLLLLLILCFIKRSKGGKYSVKDKEDTQVDSEARPMKDETFGEYSDNEEKAFGSSQPSLNGDIKPLGSDDSLADYGGSVDVQFNEDGSFIGQYSGKKEKEAAGGNDSSGATSPINPAVALE
- the L1CAM gene encoding neural cell adhesion molecule L1 isoform X1; translated protein: MVVALRYVWPLLLCSPCLLIQIPEELMEPPVITEQSPRRLVVFPTDDISLKCEASGKPEVQFRWTRDGVHFKPKDELGVTVYQAPHSGSFTITGNNSNFAQRFQGVYRCFASNKLGTAMSHEIRLMAEGAPKWPKETVKPVEVEEGESVVLPCHPPPSAEPLRIYWMNSKILHIKQDERVTMGQNGNLYFANVLTSDNHSDYICHAHFPGTRTIIQKEPIDLRVKATNSMIDRKPRLLFPTNSSSHLVALQGQPLVLECIAEGFPTPTIKWLRPSGPMPADRVTYQNHNKTLQLLNVGEEDDGEYRCLAENSLGSARHDYYVTVEAAPYWLHKPQSHLYGPGETARLDCQVQGRPQPEITWRINGIPVEELAKDQKYRIQRGALILSNVQPSDTMVTQCEAGNRHGLLLANAYIYVVQLPAKILTADNQTYMAVRGSTAYLLCKAFGAPVPSVQWLDEDGTTVLQDERFFPYANGTLGIRDLQANDTGRYFCQAANDQNNVTIVANLQIKDATQITQGPRSTIEKKGSRVTFTCQASFDPSLQPSITWRGDGRDLQELGDSDKYFIEDGRLVIHSLDYSDQGNYSCVASTELDVVESRAQLLVVGSPGSVPWLAVSDLHLLKQSQVRLSWSPAEDHNAPIEKYDIEFEDKEMAPEKWYSLGKVPGNQTSTTLKLSPYVHYTFRVTAINKYGPGEPSPVSETVVTPEAAPEKNPVNVKGEGNETTNMVITWKPLRWMDWNAPQVQYRVQWRPQGTRGPWQEQIVSDPFLVVSNTSTFVPYEIKVQAVNRQGKGPEPQVTIGYSGEDYPQAVPELEGIEILNSSAVLVKWRPVDLAQVKGHLRGYNVTYWREGSQRKHSKRHTHRDHVVVPANTTSVILSGLRPYSSYHLEVQAFNGRGLGPASEFTFSTPEGVPGHPEALHVECQSNTSLRLHWQPPLSHNGVLTGYVLSYRPLDEGGKVPLSFNLRDPELRAHNLTDLSPHLRYRFQLQATTKEGPGEAIVREGGTMALSGISDFGNISATAGENYSVVSWVPREGQCNFRFHILFKALGEEKGGAYVSYNQSSYTQGDLQPDTDYEIHLFKERMFQHRMAVKTNGTGRVRLPPAGFATEGWFIGFVSAIILLLLLLLILCFIKRSKGGKYSVKDKEDTQVDSEARPMKDETFGEYSDNEEKAFGSSQPSLNGDIKPLGSDDSLADYGGSVDVQFNEDGSFIGQYSGKKEKEAAGGNDSSGATSPINPAVALE